One stretch of Arthrobacter polaris DNA includes these proteins:
- a CDS encoding cell wall metabolism sensor histidine kinase WalK — MTHSGSMDVADSHFYRLQGLRKRVFLTQLPLSLLMIVTVLIALAFYPKSFHEPLFLAALALHGVLLLAALXLPWEQLPRGAFLIIXYLDXLAIGLFRGGNQQFLTAVGLMIFFPVFXLAAAGLAKRTAIIVSVIAALLIVWLPVLTSSSGFTLEQLVKPLLXPLVVFAFATTVVAVTNTMNVQRRALQAKDTQLREALAASQQRERLXATVLDTVAVGVVVVDADGNDLLMNSAQGVLHSHAVPDDIADPEEXELLVFNQDSLTLVPTEERPVRRAIRAEEFTNYQLWLGSGXRARAVSTAARPMLDEEGNFDGAVIAFHDITEMMSALEAKXDFVSNVSHEFRTPLTSIQGYLEMALEEAAELPPHVQQYLNIASRNVDRLSALVSDLLSTDSVTLNVARADVAQLVSESVGSAAPAAAANNVVLSTQVDAPLEAFIDARRVGQVLDNLVSNAVKYSXDGGTVTVRAWAQGSDLWCEVQDTGMGMSSAEQAEAFTKFFRAKSAMLRSIPGIGLGLMITKTIVAKHGGTISLRSAQGVGTSMTFVLPGCLATVDGTSINTRNARRLLEDAT; from the coding sequence ATGACCCACTCTGGTTCGATGGACGTCGCAGATAGTCACTTTTACCGGCTACAGGGCTTGCGTAAGAGGGTCTTCCTCACCCAATTGCCGCTATCGCTTCTGATGATCGTTACAGTGCTTATTGCGCTGGCTTTTTATCCGAAGTCATTTCACGAGCCGTTGTTCTTAGCTGCCTTGGCGTTGCACGGCGTACTTTTGCTCGCGGCTTTGNCTTTGCCATGGGAGCAACTGCCCCGTGGTGCGTTCCTGATCATCNCCTACCTGGATNTTTTGGCCATTGGCCTGTTTCGTGGAGGCAATCAGCAGTTCCTCACAGCTGTTGGCTTGATGATATTTTTCCCCGTCTTTNGGTTGGCTGCGGCCGGACTGGCCAAACGCACGGCAATCATAGTCAGTGTGATAGCAGCCTTGCTCATCGTGTGGCTTCCTGTTTTGACTTCCTCCAGCGGTTTTACGCTTGAGCAGTTAGTCAAGCCATTGCTTNTTCCACTGGTGGTGTTTGCCTTCGCCACCACCGTGGTTGCCGTGACCAACACTATGAACGTCCAGCGAAGGGCCCTGCAGGCTAAGGACACCCAGTTGCGCGAGGCTCTGGCTGCAAGCCAGCAGCGAGAACGGCTTNTGGCAACGGTACTGGATACGGTGGCGGTGGGCGTGGTGGTGGTGGATGCGGACGGCAATGACCTGCTGATGAATTCTGCTCAAGGTGTCCTTCACAGCCATGCCGTGCCAGATGATATTGCCGATCCGGAGGAANAAGAGCTACTCGTCTTTAACCAGGACTCGCTCACCCTAGTGCCTACTGAAGAACGCCCTGTTCGCCGCGCTATCAGGGCCGAAGAGTTTACCAATTACCAGCTCTGGCTGGGATCAGGGNATAGAGCAAGGGCTGTTTCCACTGCTGCGCGCCCCATGCTTGACGAGGAGGGAAACTTCGATGGCGCCGTCATCGCCTTCCACGACATCACTGAGATGATGTCAGCTTTAGAGGCCAAANATGACTTCGTATCCAACGTTTCCCACGAGTTCAGGACCCCACTGACCTCAATTCAAGGATATTTGGAGATGGCATTGGAGGAGGCTGCAGAGTTACCGCCGCATGTCCAACAGTATTTGAACATTGCTTCACGCAACGTGGACCGGCTGAGCGCCTTGGTTTCGGACCTGCTCAGCACAGATTCCGTGACGCTCAACGTGGCCCGGGCTGATGTTGCGCAGCTGGTGTCCGAAAGCGTGGGATCGGCTGCTCCAGCCGCTGCCGCCAATAACGTTGTCCTCTCTACTCAAGTAGATGCTCCCTTGGAAGCGTTCATCGACGCACGCCGGGTGGGCCAGGTGCTGGATAATCTGGTCTCCAACGCCGTCAAGTACTCCNCCGACGGCGGGACGGTCACTGTGCGTGCCTGGGCACAAGGCTCCGATTTGTGGTGCGAGGTTCAAGACACTGGAATGGGGATGAGTAGCGCGGAACAAGCCGAGGCTTTCACTAAATTCTTCCGCGCTAAGTCCGCAATGCTGCGTTCCATTCCCGGGATTGGTTTGGGGCTGATGATTACTAAGACCATTGTGGCAAAACATGGCGGAACTATTTCCTTGCGCAGTGCTCAAGGTGTGGGAACTTCCATGACGTTTGTACTGCCGGGATGTTTGGCCACAGTTGATGGAACCAGCATCAATACCCGCAACGCACGCCGTTTGTTAGAAGATGCAACATAG
- a CDS encoding cysteine desulfurase gives MEVQRIRNDXPILEQEVNGKPLVYLDSGATSQNPLSVMEAEQEFYEQRNSAVHRGAHTLAVDATDAFEDARESVAAFIGANNNELVWTQNATAGLNLIAYSFGNASIGTVSEAGKKFALGAGDEVLVTEMEHHANLIPWQELCRRTGASLKFIPIHDDGTLDMDAVATLINHHTKVFAFTHVSNVTGVINPVAELAAMAHAVGALVVLDACQSAPHLPFDVKALGVDFAVFSGHKMLGPTGIGGLYGRAELLDAMPPXLTGGSMITTVTMERAEYLPAPQRFEAGTQAISQVVALAAATNYLHETGMERIHRWEAALGQRLVSGLEAIDGIRVLGPASGXPRAGLAAFEVAGVHAHDVGQFLDAAGIAVRVGHHCAQPLHRRLGLNSSTRASTYLYNTTADVDAFLAAVAGVRSYFGVAGEXP, from the coding sequence ATGGAGGTTCAGCGCATTCGCAACGACTTNCCCATTCTGGAACAAGAGGTCAATGGGAAGCCGCTGGTCTATCTTGACTCCGGTGCCACCTCACAAAACCCGCTCAGCGTGATGGAAGCTGAGCAGGAATTTTATGAGCAGCGCAATTCCGCCGTGCACCGCGGCGCCCACACCCTGGCCGTTGACGCCACCGATGCCTTCGAAGACGCCCGCGAGAGCGTGGCAGCGTTCATCGGTGCCAACAACAATGAGCTCGTCTGGACGCAAAACGCCACTGCAGGGCTAAACCTGATTGCTTATTCCTTTGGCAACGCCAGCATTGGCACGGTCTCTGAAGCAGGGAAGAAATTCGCGCTCGGAGCAGGGGATGAAGTCCTCGTCACCGAGATGGAGCACCATGCCAATCTGATCCCGTGGCAGGAGCTGTGCCGCCGCACTGGTGCGTCGTTAAAGTTTATCCCCATCCACGACGACGGCACCCTGGACATGGATGCTGTGGCAACGCTGATCAACCATCACACAAAAGTCTTCGCGTTCACCCATGTCTCCAACGTCACCGGTGTTATCAACCCGGTTGCCGAGCTGGCTGCCATGGCCCACGCCGTGGGTGCCCTAGTGGTTCTTGACGCCTGCCAGTCGGCCCCGCACCTGCCCTTTGATGTGAAGGCACTCGGTGTGGACTTTGCCGTATTCTCCGGTCACAAGATGCTCGGCCCCACGGGTATTGGAGGGTTGTACGGCCGTGCCGAACTACTCGATGCCATGCCGCCGTTNTTGACCGGTGGTTCCATGATCACCACCGTTACCATGGAGCGGGCGGAGTACTTGCCTGCNCCGCAGCGCTTCGAAGCCGGCACCCAAGCCATCTCCCAGGTCGTGGCCCTGGCTGCCGCTACAAATTATCTCCACGAAACCGGGATGGAGCGGATTCATCGTTGGGAAGCGGCACTGGGCCAGCGCTTGGTCAGCGGGCTCGAAGCCATTGACGGTATCAGGGTTTTGGGTCCTGCCTCNGGCATNCCCCGAGCAGGGCTGGCCGCCTTTGAGGTGGCAGGNGTGCACGCGCACGACGTCGGCCAGTTCCTTGACGCTGCCGGGATCGCCGTTCGCGTGGGTCACCATTGCGCTCAACCCCTGCACCGCCGGCTGGGACTGAATTCATCCACTCGGGCCAGCACTTATTTGTACAACACCACCGCTGACGTTGATGCATTCCTAGCCGCGGTGGCCGGGGTACGCAGCTACTTTGGCGTGGCAGGAGAAAANCCATGA
- the sufU gene encoding Fe-S cluster assembly sulfur transfer protein SufU, translating to MSALDSLYQQIILEESKTRRGGDLRDDQLDGLHLPDNVGQCHQLNPVCGDEITLRIETAGDEVSGIHWAGDGCSISMASASILSDMLVGLSRSQVASLMASFREVMRSRGKLVADEEVLGDAAALSGVSKFPARVKCAMLAWVAAEDALNQTL from the coding sequence ATGAGTGCGTTGGATTCGTTATACCAGCAAATCATTTTGGAAGAGTCCAAGACTCGGCGGGGCGGTGACCTACGGGACGATCAGCTAGACGGGCTGCATTTGCCTGACAATGTAGGCCAGTGCCACCAGCTCAACCCTGTGTGCGGGGACGAGATCACGCTGCGCATTGAGACTGCCGGCGATGAAGTCTCGGGCATTCATTGGGCNGGGGACGGGTGCTCAATTTCGATGGCGTCGGCCTCCATCCTCAGCGACATGCTGGTGGGATTGAGCCGTTCTCAGGTGGCGTCTCTGATGGCAAGTTTTCGCGAGGTAATGCGCTCGCGCGGCAAGCTTGTTGCTGACGAAGAAGTACTCGGCGATGCAGCCGCTTTATCGGGTGTCTCGAAGTTCCCGGCCAGGGTCAAATGCGCCATGCTGGCCTGGGTTGCTGCCGAGGACGCGCTGAACCAGACGCTCTAA
- a CDS encoding VanZ family protein — translation MRTTSHKVATVLAVVYLLALAGILFWPXPVDRPIDGXLTHTIDWLHNHGVPGWLVGYRXIEFVANILLFVPFGIVLALRLPRRRWFXXVPLAAAVSGAVELAQALFLPQRFPAWSDVLANTSGALIGALLVLFMWRRLRHRALHAEQRV, via the coding sequence GTGCGTACAACCAGCCACAAAGTGGCCACCGTTCTAGCCGTTGTCTATTTGCTGGCACTCGCAGGCATCCTGTTCTGGCCANTCCCCGTGGACAGGCCTATTGACGGGNCCTTGACACACACCATCGACTGGCTGCACAATCACGGCGTCCCTGGATGGTTGGTGGGTTACCGANAAATCGAGTTCGTTGCGAACATACTTTTGTTCGTACCGTTCGGTATAGTGTTAGCCCTTCGACTGCCTCGCCGCAGATGGTTTNTGNCGGTGCCGCTCGCCGCTGCAGTTTCCGGTGCAGTGGAACTGGCCCAGGCTCTATTTCTGCCCCAACGTTTCCCCGCATGGAGCGACGTCCTGGCCAATACCTCAGGCGCTCTCATTGGGGCGCTGCTGGTGCTATTTATGTGGCGGCGGCTGCGTCACCGCGCACTGCACGCTGAGCAGCGGGTCTAA
- a CDS encoding PKD domain-containing protein translates to MAGRYLPPGSNYVNAGNAASYDTVGATTSNVPADTPTAVFSSERWSPSDNPVMTYSFPVPAGTHAQVRVYLSDRCSCTTAAGSRMYSMTVNGQAVLNNYDINGAVGHNVGTMVSADVTSSGTITVAFTHNVENPAVNGVEIVNLDEPAPSPSQSNQMKNLYFDGTAGSASTGTVAGAVPWDSIRGGFVANGSLYLATTTGDFQKRSFNGTTIGAPTALNLYGLTNFSADMQSMTGLFFSNGRIYYTLAGQSNLYMRYFILDTGIVGAQRFTVTGSAAGLDWKNVQGMFLASGKIYWASANGNLNSVSWADNVVSGTVSGTSTVVSGLGADGTDWAAKSLISKPGTGSVVPPKNQPPTAAFTQSCTGLACTFNGSTSTDRTVRLSATRGQPQTGSGTAATFSRTFASAGTYGVTLTVKDNLGATGTVTQNVTVSALPPANVPPTASFITDCTYLACTLDGSGSTDPDGTITGYSWALPGCDSNGEVVSYSXPAAGTXPVTLTVTDNQAAVGTKTANVTVTADPNPPVSTPVSFVASAASSNTGSVMTTSLKIPSDVQAGDILVATYSTNSGTADVTTPAGWDVSANANTASMRGMFFTKVATAADAGATLSVKMATYGRVTLVVSAYRNAQLSAASFVMQPETVSRAAHTTPTAAAGSGNWALQYWSDKTAATTAWTAPAGQTVRQTGAGDGAGHMSWLLTDSNGQLAGTQAGGLTATANSASASAVMGTVVLAPSTPDTANR, encoded by the coding sequence GTGGCAGGGCGATACCTCCCGCCGGGGAGCAATTATGTTAACGCTGGAAACGCCGCCAGCTACGATACCGTTGGCGCCACCACGTCCAACGTTCCGGCGGACACACCAACCGCAGTTTTCTCCAGCGAGCGGTGGAGTCCCTCGGACAACCCGGTTATGACCTACTCATTCCCCGTTCCTGCGGGCACGCATGCGCAGGTCAGGGTGTACCTCTCCGACCGGTGTTCGTGCACCACTGCGGCGGGCTCCCGTATGTACAGCATGACCGTCAACGGCCAGGCAGTGCTTAACAACTACGACATCAACGGAGCTGTAGGGCACAACGTAGGCACCATGGTTTCGGCAGATGTCACCAGCTCGGGGACCATCACGGTGGCCTTCACCCACAACGTGGAGAACCCGGCTGTCAACGGTGTGGAGATCGTCAATCTGGATGAGCCGGCTCCATCACCAAGCCAGAGCAACCAGATGAAGAACCTGTACTTTGACGGCACCGCTGGTTCTGCAAGTACGGGAACAGTGGCTGGCGCAGTGCCCTGGGACAGCATCCGCGGCGGCTTTGTTGCCAACGGTTCCCTGTACTTGGCCACCACCACCGGTGATTTTCAGAAGAGATCCTTCAATGGGACAACCATTGGGGCTCCGACCGCTCTGAACCTGTACGGGCTGACGAACTTCTCGGCGGACATGCAGTCCATGACGGGGCTGTTCTTCTCTAACGGGCGGATCTATTACACCTTGGCCGGTCAAAGTAACCTGTACATGCGCTACTTCATCCTGGACACAGGCATTGTGGGTGCGCAGCGCTTCACGGTCACGGGGTCCGCAGCAGGACTGGATTGGAAGAACGTCCAGGGTATGTTCCTGGCGAGCGGGAAAATCTATTGGGCTTCAGCAAACGGCAACCTGAACTCGGTGAGCTGGGCTGACAATGTGGTTTCCGGCACTGTCTCTGGCACCTCCACCGTGGTCAGCGGACTAGGTGCGGACGGCACGGATTGGGCAGCGAAGTCACTGATTTCCAAGCCCGGTACCGGATCGGTTGTTCCGCCGAAGAACCAGCCACCCACGGCAGCATTCACCCAATCGTGTACGGGTCTGGCCTGCACGTTCAATGGCTCCACATCAACTGACCGGACGGTACGGTTGTCAGCTACGCGTGGACAACCGCAGACGGGGAGTGGCACTGCGGCAACGTTCAGCCGTACCTTCGCCAGTGCTGGCACCTATGGGGTTACGTTGACGGTCAAGGACAACTTGGGAGCCACCGGGACCGTGACCCAAAACGTGACGGTGTCGGCCCTGCCGCCAGCTAACGTGCCACCAACGGCGTCGTTCATCACCGACTGTACCTACTTGGCGTGCACCCTTGATGGATCCGGTTCCACGGATCCAGATGGAACCATTACAGGGTACTCATGGGCGTTGCCGGGGTGTGACAGCAACGGGGAGGTGGTTTCCTACAGCTTNCCTGCTGCTGGAACCTANCCCGTGACGTTGACCGTCACGGACAACCAGGCAGCCGTGGGTACCAAGACGGCCAACGTTACGGTCACAGCCGATCCGAACCCGCCAGTTAGCACCCCGGTTTCCTTTGTGGCTTCCGCGGCAAGCAGCAACACGGGTTCTGTCATGACCACGTCGCTGAAGATCCCCAGCGACGTCCAGGCTGGGGACATATTGGTGGCAACGTACAGCACCAACTCCGGAACGGCTGACGTCACCACGCCGGCAGGCTGGGACGTGTCCGCGAACGCCAACACGGCATCCATGCGTGGCATGTTCTTCACTAAAGTAGCAACCGCAGCGGATGCGGGTGCCACCTTGTCGGTCAAAATGGCCACCTACGGCCGCGTAACGCTGGTTGTCAGTGCGTACCGGAATGCTCAGCTCTCGGCGGCATCGTTTGTGATGCAGCCGGAAACGGTGAGCAGGGCAGCGCATACAACGCCAACCGCCGCAGCGGGCAGTGGCAACTGGGCACTCCAGTACTGGTCTGATAAGACTGCAGCAACAACAGCGTGGACGGCACCTGCTGGACAAACTGTGCGGCAGACTGGCGCTGGCGATGGTGCTGGGCACATGAGTTGGCTTCTGACTGACAGCAACGGCCAGCTGGCCGGCACGCAGGCAGGCGGGCTGACGGCTACTGCCAACAGCGCATCAGCCAGTGCTGTCATGGGAACGGTGGTGCTGGCACCCTCAACCCCTGATACTGCTAACAGGTGA
- the nhaA gene encoding Na+/H+ antiporter NhaA yields MAMNLPRRIFTRGSYAESVRISQILRSETVGGALLLVATVLALVWANSPWAEGYFGFRDFRIGPESLHLNLSLGTWAADGLLAIFFFVAGLELKREFVAGDLRNPAKAVVPIAAAIGGVIVPALIFVAVNVSAGPEVLKGWAIPTATDIAFALAVLAVISTHLPSALRTFLLTLAVVDDLIAIAIIAVFYPGEMHFQFLALALLPLLAFTLLVQKRISSWYLLIXLAAATWALVHASGVHATVAGVLLGFAVPVIRSAKRXGPEAGPGLAEHFEHLMRPVSAGLAVPLXAFFSAGVAVGGLAGLKSALSDTVAIGIVLALVVGKFIGVFGSTWIVTKTTKAELDDGLAWVDVAGLALLAGVGFTVSLLISELSFGDDAPHYGHAKVAILAGSVIAALLATVVLRFRNRHYRAIAELETRDDDGDGTXDVYQH; encoded by the coding sequence ATGGCCATGAATTTACCCCGCCGAATTTTTACTCGAGGCAGCTACGCCGAATCGGTGCGCATCAGCCAAATCCTACGATCCGAAACTGTTGGCGGAGCACTGCTGCTGGTGGCGACGGTTTTGGCCTTGGTATGGGCCAACTCACCGTGGGCTGAGGGTTATTTTGGCTTCCGCGATTTCCGCATAGGCCCCGAGTCCCTCCATTTGAACCTGAGTTTGGGCACGTGGGCAGCCGACGGTCTCCTGGCAATCTTCTTCTTTGTTGCCGGGCTCGAACTCAAACGTGAATTTGTGGCCGGTGATCTGCGCAACCCGGCTAAGGCGGTCGTGCCCATTGCGGCCGCTATTGGCGGGGTCATAGTCCCTGCCTTGATCTTTGTTGCGGTGAATGTCTCTGCTGGCCCTGAAGTTCTCAAGGGCTGGGCCATACCCACCGCCACTGACATTGCCTTCGCGTTGGCTGTCCTAGCTGTGATCAGCACCCACCTGCCCAGCGCACTGCGCACCTTCTTGCTGACACTGGCTGTTGTGGATGATCTCATTGCTATCGCCATCATCGCCGTGTTCTATCCCGGTGAAATGCACTTCCAGTTCCTCGCACTGGCACTCTTACCCTTGCTGGCCTTCACCTTACTGGTGCAAAAGCGCATCAGTTCTTGGTACCTGCTCATCNCCCTCGCTGCCGCCACGTGGGCGCTGGTGCATGCATCGGGCGTCCATGCCACGGTGGCCGGGGTACTGCTCGGCTTTGCGGTCCCCGTGATCCGCAGCGCCAAGCGGNGTGGACCGGAAGCCGGCCCCGGTTTGGCCGAACATTTTGAACACCTCATGCGCCCGGTGTCTGCAGGGCTGGCTGTGCCTCTTNTCGCTTTCTTCTCAGCCGGCGTGGCCGTGGGTGGTCTTGCAGGGCTAAAGAGTGCACTCTCAGACACCGTCGCTATTGGCATCGTGTTGGCTCTGGTGGTGGGCAAGTTCATAGGCGTCTTCGGCTCCACGTGGATCGTCACTAAAACCACCAAGGCGGAGCTCGACGACGGACTGGCCTGGGTGGATGTCGCTGGGCTGGCGCTATTGGCCGGCGTTGGCTTCACCGTCTCCTTACTTATCAGCGAGCTCAGCTTCGGCGATGACGCGCCACACTACGGCCACGCGAAGGTGGCCATACTGGCCGGGTCGGTCATCGCAGCTCTGCTGGCCACAGTGGTCCTACGCTTCCGGAACCGGCACTACCGTGCCATAGCCGAGCTGGAAACCCGCGATGACGACGGCGATGGCACCNCCGACGTATACCAACATTAG